A DNA window from Gillisia sp. Hel1_33_143 contains the following coding sequences:
- a CDS encoding DUF3857 domain-containing protein, which translates to MTKFLLPLFLLFNLCIYAQQSFNIKNSEVSEYDLNATSYEKDAAANAFYIYEKGETEFQDVNDHGIVTRYEAKIKILNNEGYDTANIKIRLSKSESDRQKIKDIVATTYYLEDGIRKEKKLLDSQIYTEENTYQDMVSFTFPALKPGAVLVYSYTKESPFIFNFQTWWFQTDIPKVYSEFNSKIPGNYKYNIQKIGELKLASQESDIQKRCFFTSKLAVPADCMVTKYVMNNIPAFIAESHLTSSHNYVSRIEYELQSITQLDGYVRKYTKSWEDVDKEIKFDNGLGKQLKRTSLVEDLLPENIRSMPKGLEKAQEIFNFVKNTYSWNGSYKIFYDMNLKDIIKDKSGTIASINILLHNIYENEGFTVKPVLSSTRNNGTPTKLYPILSDFNYLMVQLELENTPYLLDASEKNIEFGMIPFRALNSYARLIDFDSESSWIDINAKIYSNVTYKDSLAIYKDGTASGHSKQSFSGYHALQVRNDLQEISKEQVFNKISTPMSFTTSSNFEIYNQKEIEEPLSIDYSLKNHSQKVNGMIYFNPFSFKLFDKNPFTLKERNYPIDFGFKDGYYYYAKIKLPEDHTLVELPESKAYSLPENGGSIQFSTRKVSETDVMVVLRVTFPKAVYPSAYYPYLKEFFDHILEIQDQSLIVLKENS; encoded by the coding sequence ATGACTAAATTTTTACTCCCCCTCTTTTTACTTTTTAACCTTTGCATATACGCTCAACAAAGCTTCAATATTAAAAATTCTGAGGTATCAGAATATGATCTAAACGCTACTAGCTACGAGAAAGATGCTGCTGCTAATGCTTTTTATATTTATGAAAAAGGTGAAACAGAATTTCAAGATGTTAATGATCATGGGATAGTAACAAGGTATGAAGCTAAAATTAAGATCTTAAATAATGAAGGTTACGATACTGCAAATATCAAAATAAGACTTTCTAAATCTGAGAGCGACAGGCAGAAGATCAAAGACATTGTAGCTACCACTTATTATCTGGAAGACGGAATTAGAAAAGAAAAGAAGTTATTAGACTCCCAGATATATACAGAAGAAAATACATATCAAGACATGGTGAGCTTTACTTTTCCGGCTTTAAAACCAGGAGCTGTTTTGGTGTACTCTTATACAAAAGAATCTCCTTTTATTTTTAATTTTCAAACCTGGTGGTTTCAAACCGATATTCCAAAGGTTTATAGTGAATTCAACAGCAAAATTCCAGGGAATTATAAGTACAATATTCAAAAAATTGGAGAACTTAAATTAGCTTCTCAGGAAAGCGATATTCAAAAGCGATGCTTCTTTACTTCAAAATTAGCAGTTCCGGCAGATTGTATGGTTACTAAATATGTAATGAACAATATTCCAGCATTTATAGCAGAATCCCATCTAACCTCTAGCCATAATTATGTATCTAGAATAGAATATGAACTGCAATCTATCACTCAACTAGACGGATATGTTAGAAAATATACCAAATCCTGGGAAGATGTAGATAAAGAAATAAAATTTGATAATGGTCTGGGAAAGCAATTAAAGCGCACTTCTCTGGTAGAAGATCTGCTTCCTGAAAATATCAGATCGATGCCTAAAGGCTTGGAAAAAGCACAGGAGATCTTCAATTTTGTAAAAAACACTTATAGCTGGAATGGCAGTTATAAGATCTTTTACGATATGAACTTAAAAGATATCATTAAAGATAAATCTGGAACTATTGCTTCCATAAATATTCTACTTCATAATATTTATGAGAATGAAGGATTTACAGTTAAACCAGTATTAAGTTCTACCAGAAACAATGGAACTCCTACTAAACTGTATCCAATATTATCAGATTTCAATTATTTGATGGTACAATTAGAATTAGAAAACACTCCTTACTTATTAGATGCTTCTGAAAAGAATATAGAATTTGGAATGATTCCTTTTAGAGCATTGAACTCTTACGCCAGACTTATAGATTTTGATTCAGAAAGTTCTTGGATAGATATAAATGCCAAGATATATTCTAATGTTACTTATAAAGATTCTTTAGCTATCTATAAAGACGGGACTGCAAGTGGACATTCTAAGCAATCTTTTAGTGGATATCATGCGCTACAGGTAAGAAATGATCTGCAGGAAATAAGCAAAGAGCAGGTCTTTAATAAGATCTCGACTCCTATGAGCTTTACCACATCAAGCAATTTTGAGATCTATAATCAAAAAGAGATCGAAGAACCTTTAAGCATAGATTATTCCTTGAAAAATCATTCTCAAAAAGTGAATGGAATGATCTATTTTAACCCCTTCAGCTTTAAGCTTTTTGACAAAAATCCTTTTACACTTAAAGAAAGAAATTATCCTATAGATTTTGGATTTAAAGATGGCTATTATTATTACGCCAAAATAAAATTACCAGAAGATCATACGCTGGTAGAATTACCAGAATCTAAAGCTTACTCCTTACCGGAAAATGGAGGATCTATTCAATTCTCTACAAGAAAGGTTTCTGAAACAGACGTGATGGTAGTTTTAAGGGTCACTTTCCCAAAGGCAGTTTATCCTTCGGCATATTATCCTTATCTTAAAGAGTTTTTTGACCATATTTTAGAGATCCAAGATCAATCTTTAATTGTTCTTAAAGAGAATAGCTAA
- a CDS encoding ion transporter yields MKTKKSYPAWKAKLHEVIYEADTPMGKLFDIVLLVAIVLSIVLVMLESIAPVNLKYRQEFYITEWIITFFFTIEYVLRIVSIKKPRKYIFSFYGIIDLLSTLPSYLAFFFGGYNMLFAIRALRLLRVFRILKISRYIGESNKLMRALKSSQPKILVFLFAVLIICIIMGTLMYLVEGPEHGFTSIPVGVYWCIVTLTTVGFGDIHPVTPLGQFIASFIMIMGYGIIAVPTGIVSSEFSMDTTSEKQVNTQSCPNCAESNHLNRAEFCHKCGHSL; encoded by the coding sequence TTGAAAACTAAAAAATCTTATCCGGCCTGGAAAGCTAAGCTCCATGAAGTAATCTATGAAGCAGATACTCCCATGGGGAAACTGTTCGATATTGTTCTTCTGGTTGCTATAGTATTAAGTATTGTACTGGTAATGTTAGAAAGCATAGCTCCTGTTAATCTTAAATACAGACAGGAATTCTATATCACAGAGTGGATCATTACATTTTTCTTTACCATAGAATATGTATTGAGGATAGTGTCTATAAAGAAACCCAGAAAATACATCTTTAGTTTTTATGGTATTATAGACCTTCTTTCTACGCTTCCTTCTTATTTAGCTTTCTTCTTTGGTGGTTACAATATGCTATTCGCTATTAGAGCACTTAGATTGCTAAGAGTGTTCAGGATCTTAAAGATCTCAAGATATATTGGCGAGTCTAATAAACTAATGCGGGCGCTAAAGAGCAGTCAGCCAAAGATTCTGGTTTTCTTATTTGCGGTGTTAATAATCTGCATTATCATGGGAACCTTAATGTATCTGGTAGAAGGTCCGGAACATGGGTTTACTAGCATACCTGTTGGGGTTTATTGGTGTATAGTTACGCTCACCACGGTAGGTTTTGGAGATATACATCCGGTTACTCCGCTAGGCCAGTTCATTGCTTCGTTCATCATGATCATGGGTTACGGAATTATTGCGGTACCTACAGGAATTGTAAGTTCTGAGTTTTCTATGGATACCACTTCAGAAAAACAGGTAAATACTCAATCTTGTCCTAATTGTGCAGAAAGCAATCACCTTAACAGAGCAGAATTTTGCCATAAATGCGGGCATAGCCTTTAA
- the miaA gene encoding tRNA (adenosine(37)-N6)-dimethylallyltransferase MiaA, with the protein MENRYVINVLGPTAIGKTALSIKLANAFNTEIISADSRQFYKEMSIGTAAPSNEELAQAPHHFIQHISIEDDYSVGDFEKEAISTSEALFENKEVLILVGGSGLYVKSFTEGLDEFPEVDADIRAALNLQLQEEGIAPLKLKLRELDPEYFAKIDTDNPHRVIRALEICIGTGSTFSSFLNKPKKTRSFKTISIGLTAPREIIYNRINRRVDIMMDEGLLDEAQSLYQKRKLNALNTVGYKELFAFFEGRMDLEAAVEEIKKNTRRFAKRQLTWFRKDETIKWFEHETPAEEIIAYLRFNME; encoded by the coding sequence ATGGAGAATAGATACGTAATAAACGTTTTAGGACCAACGGCAATTGGAAAGACAGCGCTAAGTATAAAACTCGCCAATGCATTTAACACAGAGATCATATCTGCAGATTCCAGACAGTTCTATAAAGAAATGTCTATAGGTACTGCTGCGCCAAGCAACGAAGAGCTGGCTCAAGCTCCGCATCATTTTATTCAGCACATCTCTATAGAAGATGATTATTCTGTAGGAGATTTTGAAAAGGAAGCTATCAGCACATCAGAAGCACTTTTTGAAAATAAAGAGGTATTGATTCTGGTGGGTGGCAGCGGACTTTATGTAAAAAGTTTTACTGAAGGTCTGGATGAATTTCCGGAAGTAGATGCAGACATAAGAGCAGCCCTAAATTTACAACTTCAAGAAGAAGGCATTGCTCCTTTAAAATTGAAATTACGAGAGCTAGATCCTGAATATTTTGCAAAAATAGATACAGACAATCCTCACAGAGTTATTAGAGCCTTAGAGATCTGTATAGGAACAGGAAGTACTTTTTCTTCGTTTCTGAACAAGCCGAAGAAAACCAGAAGTTTCAAGACCATATCTATTGGACTTACTGCCCCGAGAGAGATAATTTATAACAGAATAAACCGAAGGGTAGATATTATGATGGATGAAGGCTTGCTGGATGAAGCTCAATCTTTATATCAGAAACGAAAATTAAATGCTCTTAATACTGTTGGCTACAAAGAACTATTCGCATTTTTTGAAGGCAGGATGGATCTGGAAGCAGCTGTAGAAGAAATTAAAAAGAATACCCGCAGATTTGCTAAAAGACAGCTCACCTGGTTCAGAAAAGATGAAACTATAAAGTGGTTCGAGCATGAAACTCCTGCAGAAGAGATCATAGCTTATCTTAGATTTAATATGGAATAG
- a CDS encoding HYR domain-containing protein codes for MKDYFNHSLPTGNIQNARFVNRVVVFVMFFFSMLFFSEGMLGQNGVTISSTASDPTRQNPIPIEIKFDQPINFFEQSDISLVNGSLSDFIIQTPGFNWYKKIDIDNFKVGIADIFNIEAKTNRLVISVATNDIGEIFVLTFGNGIIKYDLNGIKSQFINGNNLESPLDLAINKEGKIFVADNGQARQIKVFSPAGVYLSNENIGNGNAGNSKNNFYGPVGLTFDDEDNLYVADSYSGSDTSSFDRYSIKIYYKDGTYARLIRDSGQEIFNPYRVAVDKQKNIYISDSGGTNGRVIIFDANLKYLDKIEGVSDNLGSPGSIVIDEYGFIYIADLGNDLSITEIFDSKDNPEDLLDVFPIIRDGIKKEDFSIKVYNSNRNFIARIIKEVDLPIDLGLDPCGSLIINNAIFDGKIFGPIPDLNFDFELEFYNRLPDTFTANLTISEECESAKINIPSNVSVNADCSNNMESNNFEIAWDNTNPVNRIDCPQDQIGTLTNGSFELLDYTSLVDFEDNCDNNLEFVQDPPQGTSISSTEEVTIYAIDDALNVSESCTFSVVIDDEVVNPSFTCPDSNDNIILEFDENCNFEVPEYFSRITNFQNFEKDPYFNQTETRNGNTLIVNIEIFDGEEGNLVGECNLIVDLIDVTPPQFTLCSLQDIYVALENGETYSVPDFVSQLTARDNCDSNPVITQSIVAGTQISESVTITLVAKDEFNNESNPCIVQIVIEEKLDPTFECPDPNVVTILPLDENCDYDEPDYSNKITNPKYFIEEAFFIQTSSRTDNTLNVQIEVYDGQGGEYIGKCEFPVTLQDQIPADVKCLEDKLIPYTDSKSFRLEDYREQLTISDNCSSNFEIVQSPAPGTIITDNTTVNFSVTDENNNQSGCSFKIKFFKESELQILNCPGDQFFQVDENCSYAIPDIASTINTNIEGATVTQNITAGFEVNGNLTLTITAKFEDQEDTCEVKLITTDAIFPTIECPADQTEMVQQGEGFQLPNYILNAVYDDNCFIQELKQQPDVGTVIYETTEIILTVVDNYGNSTDCTFSVNIVTENPDLQITCLEDQTANLDINCQFQLPDYTQQAQANFDAAITQSPLPGSLISSGTEITLTATGDSGQTSCSFNIDVVDTTPPVVNCVGTINLRLNAGGTASLSPQDLDDTTFDACGSILRTLSKSDFSVEDLGTNTVRLTVTDASGNSGFCDTTVNVLPYEENAIDFTCKESFILQLDENGEAQLSSEDLYTGTAGNYQFSVDKTSFTCADKGSNTVTLYYSDGNTGGNCRVEVVVEDLLPPVVRTKDISITLEANGTASITPEMLDNGSIDNCGDIRLFLDKTDFTCSDLGENSVILRAHDGSSNSASATATVTVLGNCQEPPVTPTGPGYIFIYPNPTDGPFSYYLPAGIVLEKVEVYDMQGKYITTTLFEEGTVQYKMNLSYLQSAVYVLKLYTNKEELILRVIVR; via the coding sequence ATGAAAGATTATTTTAACCACAGCTTACCTACAGGCAACATACAGAACGCTCGTTTTGTAAATAGGGTAGTGGTTTTCGTTATGTTCTTCTTTTCTATGCTGTTTTTTTCTGAAGGAATGTTGGGGCAGAATGGAGTAACAATAAGTTCTACAGCCTCCGATCCAACCCGTCAGAACCCTATACCTATTGAAATAAAATTTGATCAACCAATAAATTTTTTCGAACAAAGTGATATTTCTCTTGTAAACGGCAGTTTATCAGATTTTATTATTCAAACCCCTGGATTTAATTGGTATAAAAAAATTGATATTGATAACTTTAAAGTAGGTATTGCAGATATTTTTAACATTGAAGCGAAAACGAATAGATTAGTTATTTCAGTTGCTACAAATGATATAGGAGAAATATTTGTTTTGACTTTTGGTAATGGAATTATTAAATATGATTTGAATGGTATAAAATCACAATTTATAAATGGAAATAATTTAGAGAGTCCTTTGGATTTAGCCATTAATAAAGAAGGTAAAATTTTTGTTGCAGATAATGGTCAAGCTAGGCAAATTAAAGTTTTTTCCCCAGCAGGCGTTTATTTGTCTAATGAAAATATTGGTAATGGTAATGCGGGAAATAGTAAAAATAATTTCTATGGACCTGTAGGCTTAACTTTTGACGATGAGGATAATTTGTATGTTGCAGATTCGTATTCTGGCTCGGATACAAGTTCTTTTGATAGATATTCTATAAAAATATATTACAAGGATGGAACTTATGCACGTTTAATTAGGGATTCTGGACAAGAAATATTTAATCCATATCGAGTTGCGGTAGATAAACAAAAGAATATTTATATAAGTGATTCCGGAGGAACTAATGGGAGAGTTATCATATTTGATGCAAATCTTAAATATCTCGATAAAATTGAAGGAGTATCAGATAATTTGGGTTCACCAGGAAGTATAGTTATAGATGAATATGGATTTATATATATTGCGGATTTAGGAAATGATTTAAGTATTACAGAAATATTTGATTCGAAAGATAATCCAGAGGATTTATTAGATGTTTTTCCTATTATACGAGATGGAATAAAGAAAGAAGATTTTAGCATTAAAGTTTATAATTCAAATAGAAATTTTATAGCTAGAATAATAAAAGAAGTTGATTTACCAATAGATTTAGGCTTAGATCCTTGTGGAAGCTTAATAATCAATAACGCTATATTTGATGGAAAAATTTTTGGTCCAATTCCCGATCTTAATTTTGATTTCGAGCTAGAATTTTACAACAGATTGCCAGATACTTTTACAGCAAATCTGACTATTTCTGAGGAGTGTGAATCAGCAAAAATTAATATTCCATCAAATGTTTCGGTAAATGCAGATTGCTCAAATAATATGGAATCTAATAATTTCGAAATTGCTTGGGATAATACTAATCCGGTAAATAGAATCGATTGTCCACAAGATCAAATAGGTACACTTACTAATGGAAGTTTTGAGTTATTAGACTATACAAGTTTGGTTGATTTTGAAGATAATTGTGATAATAATTTGGAATTCGTTCAAGATCCTCCTCAAGGCACTTCCATTAGTTCTACAGAAGAAGTTACTATTTACGCTATAGATGATGCCTTGAATGTTTCAGAAAGTTGCACGTTTAGCGTGGTTATAGATGATGAAGTAGTCAACCCATCTTTCACTTGCCCAGATTCGAATGACAATATAATTTTGGAATTTGATGAAAACTGTAATTTTGAGGTTCCAGAGTATTTTAGTAGAATCACAAATTTTCAAAATTTTGAGAAGGATCCTTATTTCAATCAAACAGAAACCAGAAACGGGAATACGTTAATCGTAAATATTGAAATTTTTGATGGAGAAGAAGGAAATTTGGTTGGAGAGTGTAATTTAATCGTTGACCTTATTGATGTTACTCCTCCGCAATTTACTTTATGTAGTCTTCAAGATATTTATGTAGCACTTGAAAATGGAGAAACCTACTCAGTTCCAGATTTTGTTTCGCAATTAACAGCAAGAGATAATTGCGATTCAAATCCAGTCATAACTCAAAGTATTGTTGCGGGAACTCAAATTTCTGAATCAGTAACAATCACATTAGTTGCGAAGGATGAATTTAATAATGAATCTAATCCTTGCATAGTTCAAATAGTAATTGAGGAAAAACTTGATCCAACATTTGAATGCCCAGATCCAAATGTGGTTACCATACTTCCGCTAGATGAGAATTGTGATTATGATGAACCAGATTATTCAAACAAGATCACGAATCCAAAATATTTTATTGAAGAGGCTTTTTTTATTCAGACTTCTAGCAGAACAGATAATACATTAAATGTTCAAATAGAGGTATATGATGGACAGGGTGGTGAGTACATTGGCAAATGCGAATTTCCGGTTACATTACAAGATCAAATTCCTGCAGATGTAAAATGTCTAGAAGATAAACTAATACCATATACAGATAGTAAATCTTTCAGACTAGAAGATTATAGAGAACAACTCACTATCTCAGATAATTGTTCTTCAAATTTTGAAATTGTACAGTCGCCTGCTCCGGGAACAATTATTACAGATAATACTACGGTGAACTTTAGCGTTACAGATGAGAATAACAACCAATCTGGTTGTAGTTTTAAAATCAAATTCTTTAAAGAATCTGAACTTCAAATTCTTAACTGCCCGGGAGATCAGTTTTTTCAAGTAGATGAAAACTGCAGTTATGCAATTCCGGATATCGCTTCTACAATAAATACTAATATAGAAGGCGCAACGGTAACTCAAAATATTACTGCAGGATTTGAAGTGAACGGAAATCTAACATTAACCATCACTGCTAAATTTGAAGATCAGGAAGACACTTGCGAAGTAAAATTGATAACCACAGATGCTATATTTCCTACCATAGAATGCCCTGCAGATCAAACAGAAATGGTGCAGCAGGGAGAAGGTTTTCAATTGCCAAATTATATATTGAATGCTGTTTATGATGATAACTGCTTTATCCAAGAATTAAAACAGCAACCCGATGTTGGTACCGTGATCTATGAGACTACAGAAATTATATTAACGGTGGTAGATAATTACGGGAATTCAACAGACTGTACGTTTAGCGTAAATATAGTTACCGAAAACCCAGATCTACAAATTACATGCTTAGAAGATCAAACCGCAAATTTAGATATTAATTGTCAATTTCAATTACCAGATTATACGCAACAGGCACAGGCTAATTTTGACGCTGCTATTACACAATCTCCACTTCCGGGTTCTTTAATAAGCTCAGGTACAGAAATCACTTTAACCGCCACAGGAGATAGCGGGCAAACCAGCTGCTCTTTTAATATAGATGTGGTAGATACTACTCCGCCGGTAGTAAATTGTGTGGGGACTATAAACTTAAGGTTAAACGCTGGGGGAACTGCTAGTTTGTCTCCTCAAGATCTGGATGATACTACTTTTGATGCCTGTGGTAGTATTTTAAGAACACTTTCTAAGTCAGATTTTTCTGTAGAAGATCTGGGGACAAACACAGTAAGATTAACAGTAACAGATGCTTCGGGAAATTCAGGTTTCTGTGACACAACCGTAAATGTATTGCCTTATGAGGAAAATGCTATAGATTTTACGTGTAAAGAATCTTTTATACTTCAATTAGATGAAAATGGAGAAGCTCAACTTTCTTCTGAAGATCTATATACCGGTACGGCAGGAAATTATCAGTTTAGTGTAGATAAAACCTCTTTTACGTGTGCAGATAAAGGCAGTAATACGGTTACTCTGTATTATAGCGATGGTAACACCGGTGGTAATTGTAGGGTAGAAGTTGTGGTAGAAGATCTTCTTCCACCTGTGGTAAGAACTAAAGATATAAGCATTACCCTAGAGGCTAATGGTACTGCCAGCATCACCCCAGAAATGCTTGATAATGGTTCTATAGATAATTGTGGAGATATAAGGCTGTTCTTGGATAAAACAGATTTTACATGTAGCGATCTTGGTGAAAATAGTGTGATCTTAAGAGCGCATGATGGTAGCAGTAATTCTGCTAGTGCCACAGCTACAGTTACCGTACTTGGAAATTGCCAGGAGCCGCCAGTTACGCCTACAGGGCCAGGTTACATTTTTATATATCCTAACCCAACAGATGGGCCTTTTTCTTATTATCTGCCTGCGGGTATCGTATTGGAGAAAGTTGAGGTTTATGATATGCAGGGAAAATATATTACCACCACCTTATTTGAGGAAGGAACGGTGCAATATAAGATGAACCTTAGCTATTTACAAAGCGCGGTTTATGTGCTTAAATTATATACCAATAAGGAAGAACTTATTTTAAGGGTTATAGTGAGATAA
- a CDS encoding response regulator transcription factor yields the protein METENKKILLVEDDPNFGTVLKDYLAMNDYEVTHAKNGMEGFEKFKKDDFDLCILDVMMPYKDGFTLAKEIRDKNEDVPIIFLTAKAMKEDVLKGYKVGADDYLNKPFDSEVLLMKIKAIMQRKATDSVADSKQFEFQIGGFHLNSKLRFLTYNQQEPIKLSPKENELLRLLALHENDLMPRELALTKIWRDDNYFTSRSMDVYIAKLRKYLKVDENVEILNIHGEGFRLVVKNRENTEA from the coding sequence ATGGAAACTGAAAACAAGAAAATTTTACTAGTTGAAGACGATCCGAATTTTGGAACAGTCTTAAAAGATTATCTAGCAATGAATGACTATGAAGTTACTCATGCTAAGAATGGTATGGAAGGTTTTGAAAAGTTTAAAAAAGACGATTTTGATCTTTGCATACTAGATGTAATGATGCCTTATAAAGATGGATTTACATTAGCAAAAGAAATTCGCGATAAGAACGAAGATGTGCCAATTATCTTTCTTACCGCAAAGGCAATGAAAGAAGATGTATTAAAAGGATACAAAGTTGGGGCAGATGATTATCTGAACAAGCCTTTTGATAGTGAAGTTTTGTTGATGAAAATAAAGGCTATTATGCAGCGTAAAGCTACAGATAGCGTTGCAGACAGCAAACAATTTGAATTCCAGATTGGTGGATTTCATTTAAATTCTAAGTTGAGATTTTTAACTTACAATCAGCAAGAACCAATAAAACTTTCTCCAAAAGAGAATGAGTTACTGCGTTTACTGGCACTTCATGAAAATGATCTAATGCCAAGAGAACTTGCATTAACCAAGATCTGGAGAGATGATAATTACTTTACGTCTAGAAGTATGGATGTTTACATAGCAAAATTGCGTAAATATTTAAAGGTAGACGAGAATGTAGAGATCTTGAACATTCACGGAGAAGGGTTTAGACTTGTTGTAAAGAACAGAGAGAACACCGAAGCATAA
- a CDS encoding sensor histidine kinase, which produces MNKKLFLLLIVLMSLSLIGIIFVQGYWIKRTVEDKEEQFSYNAKQILISVSKKLQNQEIENFWFEFADKDSTSSALDEDLINGYFKTDDAANEDTDGVLPGGSIEEDNKVSSDFLAYAQDSAQVSKLINRRVEDIFNDENVKPDQATSEERLNRMMRMRDVEKDLLRSYISEFTSRIPIHKRLSKSRIEDLIRNELKNYNLNSEFEFGVYNNSLATKVHTDNFDIDEPATYSVPLFVSNAGESNYQLLVNFTGKKKVVLSSVTLMAVLSIIFTLIIVIAYSSALSQLIKQRQISQIKTDFINNMTHEFKTPIATINLALDAIKNPKIINDQEKVARYLQMIRDENKRMHAQVENVLQISKLEKNELDLKKERLHLHEVVTDSITHVELIVEDRNGYIRTHFGALKSSVLANEDHLTNVVVNILDNAIKYSDEAPKIDIYTENVRNNIVMKIRDQGAGMSKSVQKKIFEKFYREHTGDIHNVKGHGLGLAYVKRILEDHHATIHVESEKGRGSTFIIKIPLIT; this is translated from the coding sequence ATGAATAAAAAGTTATTCCTGCTTTTGATTGTGCTCATGAGTTTATCCCTTATCGGGATTATATTCGTGCAGGGTTACTGGATTAAAAGAACCGTAGAAGATAAGGAAGAACAATTTTCATATAACGCCAAGCAAATTCTAATTAGCGTTTCTAAAAAGCTTCAAAATCAGGAGATTGAAAACTTCTGGTTTGAATTTGCAGACAAAGACAGTACTTCTAGTGCATTGGATGAAGATCTTATAAATGGCTATTTTAAAACCGATGATGCTGCTAATGAAGATACAGATGGTGTTCTTCCCGGTGGTAGTATAGAAGAAGATAATAAGGTCTCTTCAGATTTTCTTGCCTATGCTCAGGATAGTGCGCAGGTATCTAAACTGATAAACAGAAGGGTTGAAGATATCTTTAATGATGAGAATGTAAAGCCAGATCAGGCAACTTCAGAAGAGCGATTAAATAGAATGATGAGAATGCGAGATGTGGAAAAAGATCTTTTAAGATCTTATATCTCAGAATTTACCTCTAGAATTCCTATTCACAAAAGACTTTCTAAAAGCAGAATAGAAGATTTAATAAGAAATGAATTGAAGAACTATAATCTAAATTCAGAATTTGAATTTGGGGTTTATAATAATTCGCTGGCAACCAAAGTTCATACAGATAATTTTGATATTGATGAACCTGCTACCTATAGTGTGCCTTTATTTGTAAGCAATGCCGGAGAGAGTAATTATCAGTTACTGGTTAATTTTACCGGCAAGAAAAAAGTAGTATTGTCTTCTGTTACTTTAATGGCAGTACTTTCTATTATTTTCACGCTTATAATCGTAATTGCATATTCTAGTGCCTTATCTCAATTGATAAAACAGCGACAGATCTCTCAGATCAAGACAGATTTTATTAATAATATGACGCATGAGTTCAAAACTCCTATTGCTACTATTAATCTGGCTTTAGATGCTATTAAAAATCCGAAGATCATAAACGATCAGGAAAAGGTAGCCCGGTATCTACAGATGATTCGCGATGAGAACAAGAGGATGCATGCACAGGTAGAGAACGTATTACAGATCTCTAAATTAGAGAAGAACGAACTAGACCTTAAGAAAGAAAGATTGCATTTACATGAGGTGGTTACAGATTCTATTACCCATGTAGAACTTATTGTAGAAGATAGAAATGGCTATATAAGAACTCATTTTGGTGCGCTGAAATCTTCTGTGCTGGCTAATGAAGATCACCTAACCAATGTAGTGGTGAACATTCTAGACAATGCTATAAAATATTCTGATGAAGCTCCAAAAATAGATATCTATACAGAGAATGTTAGAAATAATATTGTGATGAAGATTAGAGATCAGGGGGCGGGAATGTCTAAATCTGTTCAGAAAAAAATATTTGAAAAATTCTACCGTGAGCATACGGGAGATATACATAACGTTAAAGGGCACGGACTGGGTCTTGCCTACGTAAAAAGAATCCTGGAAGATCACCACGCAACAATTCATGTGGAGAGCGAAAAGGGAAGAGGAAGCACATTTATAATAAAAATACCGTTAATAACATAG